In one window of Candidatus Binatus sp. DNA:
- a CDS encoding MBL fold metallo-hydrolase RNA specificity domain-containing protein — protein sequence MTAPAPILRFLGAAGTVTGSKFLLTFGDHRVLVDCGLFQGLKQLRLMNWEPLPLDARAIDAVLLTHAHLDHSGFIPRLVRDGFRGKVISSPGTQALCRILLPDSGHLQEEEADYANLKGYSKHSPALPLYRESDAWNSLGYFSSVEFDAKVEVGPITARFLRAGHILGSSLICLEINSARRVLFSGDLGRPYHPLLRPPAPPPAAEVIVIESTYGDRIHDDTSSLQRFADAIAKTVERGGVVVIPSYAVDRTEVVLHHLAGLRAAGRIPRVPIFVDSPMALAALRIYEDSIERGSPEIRDDIAHTRNFFNDRDLTEIKTVEESMRLNAMPGPMIIISASGMASGGRVLHHLKRRLPDRRNTVILVGYQTEGTRGRSLLEGAQMVKMLGAYVPVSAEVVEVPAFSAHADQNEIVNWLKQAKVRPQLVYVVHGAPAASEALRARIVHELGWNAVAPRNLEQVRIG from the coding sequence GTGACCGCGCCCGCTCCAATACTCAGGTTTCTGGGTGCTGCCGGCACTGTCACCGGCAGCAAGTTTCTGCTTACCTTCGGTGACCATCGGGTACTGGTGGATTGCGGTTTGTTCCAGGGTCTCAAGCAACTGCGCCTGATGAACTGGGAACCGTTGCCGCTGGATGCGAGGGCTATTGACGCTGTCCTGCTGACGCACGCACACCTGGACCATAGCGGGTTTATTCCTCGCCTGGTGCGTGACGGCTTCCGCGGCAAGGTGATTTCGTCACCCGGCACACAGGCGCTGTGTCGGATCCTGCTGCCCGACAGCGGCCATCTGCAGGAGGAAGAGGCCGACTACGCGAACTTGAAAGGATACTCCAAGCACTCTCCCGCCCTGCCCCTTTATCGCGAAAGCGACGCATGGAATTCGCTCGGATATTTTTCCTCAGTCGAATTCGATGCAAAAGTTGAGGTGGGTCCGATCACCGCTCGTTTTCTGCGCGCGGGGCATATCCTCGGGTCGTCGCTGATATGTTTGGAGATAAATTCGGCCCGGCGAGTGCTCTTTTCCGGCGATCTGGGCCGCCCATATCATCCACTGCTGCGGCCTCCGGCACCGCCTCCCGCGGCCGAAGTGATCGTGATCGAATCCACCTACGGCGATCGGATTCATGACGATACTTCGTCGCTTCAGCGGTTCGCAGACGCGATTGCAAAGACCGTGGAGCGCGGCGGCGTAGTCGTGATTCCTTCATATGCAGTTGATCGGACCGAAGTCGTCCTGCACCATTTGGCGGGTCTGCGCGCCGCGGGCCGAATACCGCGAGTTCCAATTTTTGTCGATAGCCCGATGGCGCTAGCGGCGCTCAGGATTTACGAAGACTCGATCGAGCGCGGCAGTCCCGAAATCCGCGATGACATCGCGCACACCAGGAATTTCTTCAATGATCGGGATTTGACTGAGATCAAAACGGTGGAAGAGTCGATGCGGCTGAACGCGATGCCGGGACCGATGATAATCATCTCGGCGTCGGGAATGGCGTCGGGCGGCCGCGTCCTTCATCATCTCAAGAGGCGGCTGCCCGACCGCCGCAACACGGTGATCCTGGTCGGGTATCAAACCGAGGGCACACGTGGCAGGTCTTTGCTCGAGGGCGCTCAGATGGTGAAGATGCTGGGTGCCTACGTTCCGGTGTCTGCGGAAGTGGTCGAGGTCCCCGCGTTTTCCGCGCATGCCGATCAGAACGAAATCGTAAACTGGCTGAAGCAGGCTAAAGTTCGGCCGCAATTAGTTTATGTCGTCCACGGCGCGCCAGCGGCGTCCGAAGCTCTGCGCGCCCGTATCGTGCATGAGCTGGGATGGAACGCCGTGGCGCCGCGCAATCTCGAACAGGTGCGTATAGGCTAG
- a CDS encoding cation-translocating P-type ATPase, which translates to MTSAANQQGGAIHSDSAHESAIPRGFSEAEAAARLKSEGFNELPQSSRRTLLRIALEVCEEPMFQLLIAAGSVYLLLGSFGEAIVLLASAAITVTVAIVQESRTERVLEALRDLSSPRALVVRDGVRKRIAGREVVRGDTIILTDGDRVPADAILTVSHDLQADESLLTGESVPVRKTAARDTPSSTRLGGDDLPFVFSGSLIVRGQGVAEVYATGSATEIGKIGTTLIDIREEPTPLRAQTRRLVRVLATVGISISVVTIILYRLLRGSWLDGLLAGIALAMSIIPEEFPLVLTIFLVMGAWRISKARVLARRSAAIETLGAASVLCTDKTGTLTLNQMSIAALRVGDELLLMAAMEPRHLPDKFRTLLEYGILASEIDPFDPLEKAFHALGQQSFSTAEHIHLDWSLVHEYGLTPQLFVMSHVWKAAGQRDYIVAAKGAPESIGELCHLDSAELGKMLQAADQMASQGMRVLGVARAVFPGTAWPQSQRDFDFEFLGLAGLADPIRPTVPQAVRECREAGIAVVMVTGDYPVTARAIAEQAGLDVSGGAITGEQVARMTDTELGECVQSAAIFARITPDQKLRIVNAFKANGAVVAMTGDGVNDAPSLKAAHIGVAMGGRGTDVAREAAALVLLDDDFGSIVKAIRLGRRIYDNLRKAMGYLLSVHVPITGLALLPLFLGWPLVLSPVHIAFLELVIDPVSSIVFEAEVEEGDVMRRRPRDPGMPLFSPALIGRSLLQGTVVLMLTAGVFMGSMLHRMPEEEVRALTFASLVAGNFGLVLVNRSFTPSIHAALGRPNRALWIVLGSAVLLLAITLTVPSAMTVFHFGDLHAHDLMVVLAVAAATVSILELLKGVSSSVSRRSQRI; encoded by the coding sequence ATGACTTCGGCAGCGAATCAGCAGGGGGGCGCGATTCATTCGGATTCCGCGCACGAATCCGCAATTCCGCGGGGATTTTCTGAAGCGGAAGCTGCGGCCCGCCTCAAATCAGAGGGATTCAACGAACTTCCGCAGAGTTCCCGGCGGACATTATTGCGAATCGCGCTCGAAGTGTGCGAGGAGCCGATGTTTCAGCTCCTGATCGCCGCCGGTTCTGTGTACCTGCTACTGGGCAGCTTCGGCGAAGCAATCGTACTGCTTGCGTCAGCAGCAATCACCGTTACGGTCGCGATCGTTCAGGAATCCCGGACCGAGCGCGTGCTGGAAGCGCTTCGCGATCTCTCAAGTCCTCGTGCGCTCGTCGTCCGCGATGGAGTCCGAAAGCGAATCGCAGGCAGAGAGGTAGTCCGTGGCGATACGATTATCCTTACCGACGGTGATCGCGTTCCCGCCGACGCGATTCTGACTGTCAGTCATGATCTGCAGGCCGATGAGTCGTTGCTAACTGGCGAGTCCGTGCCTGTACGAAAGACGGCGGCACGCGACACGCCCAGCTCGACGCGCCTCGGAGGCGACGATCTTCCGTTCGTATTCTCCGGCAGCTTGATCGTGCGCGGACAGGGAGTCGCAGAGGTCTATGCGACCGGTTCGGCGACTGAGATTGGCAAGATCGGCACTACGCTTATCGACATAAGAGAAGAGCCGACCCCTCTCCGCGCTCAGACGCGGAGGTTGGTCCGGGTCCTGGCGACCGTCGGAATTTCGATAAGCGTCGTGACGATAATTCTCTACCGGCTGTTGCGCGGCTCGTGGCTCGACGGGCTCCTCGCGGGAATCGCCCTTGCGATGTCGATCATCCCCGAGGAGTTTCCTCTGGTTCTGACGATTTTCCTCGTGATGGGCGCGTGGCGTATTTCGAAGGCGCGCGTGCTGGCGCGGCGTTCCGCGGCTATCGAGACACTAGGTGCAGCCTCGGTTTTGTGCACTGACAAAACGGGAACGTTGACCCTCAATCAGATGTCCATCGCAGCGCTCCGGGTGGGCGACGAGCTGTTGCTGATGGCGGCCATGGAGCCGCGCCACCTTCCTGACAAATTTCGCACGCTGCTGGAATACGGAATTCTCGCGAGCGAGATCGACCCGTTCGATCCCTTGGAGAAAGCTTTCCACGCACTCGGACAGCAATCGTTCTCCACTGCGGAACACATCCACCTTGATTGGTCGCTCGTGCACGAATACGGCCTGACGCCGCAGCTCTTTGTAATGTCTCACGTGTGGAAGGCCGCCGGCCAGCGAGATTACATCGTAGCTGCAAAAGGCGCTCCTGAATCGATCGGCGAGCTCTGTCATCTAGATAGCGCTGAGCTTGGCAAGATGCTGCAAGCAGCCGACCAGATGGCATCCCAGGGCATGCGCGTCCTCGGCGTCGCCAGAGCAGTCTTTCCTGGAACTGCCTGGCCGCAGTCGCAGCGTGACTTCGATTTCGAGTTCCTCGGGCTGGCAGGCCTGGCCGATCCAATTCGTCCTACTGTTCCACAAGCGGTTCGCGAGTGTCGCGAGGCTGGAATCGCGGTTGTGATGGTCACCGGTGACTATCCAGTGACGGCGCGGGCAATCGCGGAGCAGGCGGGCCTCGACGTCAGTGGCGGCGCTATCACCGGTGAGCAAGTCGCCAGGATGACCGACACGGAACTTGGCGAATGCGTTCAAAGTGCCGCGATCTTCGCCCGCATCACACCGGACCAGAAGCTTCGGATCGTGAACGCATTCAAGGCGAATGGTGCAGTCGTAGCGATGACTGGCGACGGCGTGAATGACGCGCCGTCTTTGAAGGCCGCACATATCGGGGTTGCCATGGGGGGTCGCGGCACGGATGTAGCCCGCGAAGCCGCGGCGCTCGTGTTGCTCGATGACGACTTCGGCTCGATTGTCAAAGCAATCCGGCTGGGCCGGCGCATCTACGACAATCTGCGCAAAGCGATGGGCTATCTGCTTTCCGTCCACGTGCCAATCACCGGCCTTGCCCTGTTACCGCTTTTTCTGGGCTGGCCGCTTGTACTATCGCCGGTCCACATCGCGTTCCTCGAGCTGGTGATCGATCCGGTATCGTCAATCGTCTTCGAGGCGGAGGTCGAGGAAGGCGACGTGATGCGCCGGCGTCCGCGCGATCCAGGGATGCCGCTGTTTTCTCCCGCACTGATCGGCCGGAGCCTTCTGCAAGGGACGGTAGTCCTCATGCTGACGGCCGGCGTGTTCATGGGCTCGATGCTTCATCGAATGCCTGAGGAGGAGGTCCGTGCACTTACCTTCGCGTCGCTCGTTGCGGGCAACTTCGGACTCGTCCTGGTCAATCGCAGCTTCACCCCTTCGATCCACGCCGCGCTTGGGCGACCAAATAGAGCACTCTGGATAGTTCTTGGGTCAGCAGTCCTGCTGTTGGCCATAACGTTGACGGTTCCATCCGCAATGACGGTGTTTCACTTCGGCGACTTGCATGCCCACGACTTGATGGTCGTTCTCGCCGTGGCAGCGGCGACCGTATCGATCCTCGAATTGTTGAAGGGCGTTTCCTCCTCAGTATCGCGTCGGAGCCAGAGGATATAG